A genome region from Arachis duranensis cultivar V14167 chromosome 8, aradu.V14167.gnm2.J7QH, whole genome shotgun sequence includes the following:
- the LOC107463565 gene encoding phosphoenolpyruvate/phosphate translocator 1, chloroplastic: MQSVAFTLSPSLPLRTPHAPRSASLSFHPLRLSASKSDPVTSNATSSSFTRRSWLHSSSSSFKFRPRDSDLDARARFEARAASVPESASGDAAASGGLLKTLELGSLFGLWYLFNIYFNIYNKQVLKVYQFPVTVTLVQFAVGTVLVSFMWGLNLYKRPKITGAQLAAILPLALVHTFGNLFTNMSLGKVAVSFTHTIKAMEPFFSVVFSAMFLGEMPTPWVVGSLVPIVGGVALASVTEASFNWAGFWSAMASNVLNQSRNVLSKKVMVKKEDSMDNITLFSIITIMSFFLLAPVAFVMEGVKFTPTYLQSAGLNVRQVYIRSVLAALCFHAYQQVSYMILQRVSPVTHSVGNCVKRVVVIVSSVIFFQTPVSPVNAFGTAVALAGVFLYSRVKRIKPKAKTA; this comes from the exons ATGCAGAGCGTGGCTTtcactctctctccctccctcccTCTCCGCACTCCCCACGCGCCTCGCTCCGCTTCCCTCTCTTTCCATCCATTGCGTCTCTCTGCTTCCAAATCCGATCCCGTTACCTCCAATGCAACCTCTTCTTCCTTCACGCGCCGATCCTggcttcattcttcttcttcctcctttaaGTTCCGCCCGCGCGATTCCGATCTCGACGCCCGCGCTCGCTTCGAGGCAAGAGCCGCCTCCGTTCCCGAAAGCGCCAGCGGAGACGCCGCTGCCTCCGGCGGCTTGCTCAAGACTCTTGAGCTTGGCTCCCTCTTCGGCCTCTGGTACCTATTCAACATCTACTTCAATATCTACAATAAGCAG GTCTTGAAGGTGTATCAATTTCCGGTGACTGTGACCCTTGTTCAATTTGCTGTTGGAACTGTCCTTGTGTCGTTTATGTGGGGTTTGAATCTGTACAAGAGACCGAAGATCACTGGTGCTCAG CTTGCAGCAATACTGCCACTGGCTCTCGTGCATACTTTTGGAAATCTTTTCACCAATATGAGTCTTGGAAAGGTGGCTGTGTCGTTCACACACACAATCAAAGCCATGGAGCCTTTCTTTTCAGTGGTCTTTTCCGCAATGTTCCTTGGAGAG ATGCCTACACCATGGGTGGTTGGTTCCCTTGTGCCTATTGTTGGTGGTGTTGCATTGGCATCTGTGACTGAGGCCTCTTTCAATTG GGCTGGATTTTGGAGTGCAATGGCTTCCAACGTGTTGAATCAATCTCGTAATGTTCTTAGCAAAAAAGTCATGGTTAAGAAAGAG GATTCTATGGATAACATAACCCTCTTCTCTATTATAACGATCATGTCCTTCTTCTTGTTAGCACCTGTGGCTTTCGTCATGGAGGGTGTCAAATTTACCCCTACTTACCTGCAATCTGCT GGTTTAAATGTGAGACAAGTGTACATTAGATCTGTACTTGCTGCACTCTGTTTCCATGCATATCAGCAA GTTTCTTACATGATATTGCAGAGAGTATCACCTGTTACTCACTCTGTTGGCAACTGTGTGAAGAGGGTTGTGGTTATTGTTAGCTCTGTCATCTTCTTCCAAACACCTGTCTCTCCTGTGAACGCTTTCG GAACTGCTGTAGCTCTTGCTGGAGTTTTCCTATACTCAAGGGTGAAGAGGATTAAGCCAAAGGCCAAGACAGCTTAA
- the LOC107463457 gene encoding transcription factor MYB98-like, with product MKEIDLPFGVPNSSHGFYHDLHHHVDQFHQVNVNGNSSSSNHQVSLTNLDSFDVYECKPFVENNNVHVMEDFQYNGGGFGNLNLTNNNNQSTPLDIIVGNQGYLPFYPLQETKLTNLVVPDEVSSISTMGYYKRVNGVNKNNKLYPTSKKTYKLQKKSNIVKGQWTESEDSLLIQLVEQYGLRKWSHIAQMLPGRIGKQCRERWHNHLRPNIKKDIWTEDEDKILIEAHVEIGNKWAEIAKRLPGRTENSIKNHWNATKRRQYSKRKCRSKYPKASLLQEYIKSLNLDKNPLMDYRRKSVNPRGNANKTSSAASSKAPPPLSAAQPQPIGNNSQFSMSDRLVPSYDFNEVLPDFCFDENLFEGGCSIDSLLDDIPCAPIMDTSTINVVDNGFECDDMQQEIVESMMEGDGIIKKEMDLVEMVTKVNKN from the exons ATGAAGGAAATTGATCTTCCATTTGGAGTCCCTAATTCATCCCATGGATTCTACCATGATCTCCATCACCATGTTGATCAATTTCATCAAGTGAATGTGAATGGCAATTCctcatcatcaaatcatcaAGTTTCTCTAACAAATCTTGATTCCTTTGATGTCTATGAGTGCAAGCCTTTTGTGGAGAATAATAATGTTCATGTTATGGAGGATTTCCAATATAATGGAGGAGGTTTTGGTAATTTGAACCTCACTAATAACAATAATCAAAGTACTCCATTGGATATCATAGTTGGAAACCAAGGTTATTTACCATTTTATCCTCTTCAAGAGACCAAGCTTACAAATCTCGTTGTGCCGGATGAAGTCTCATCCATATCAACAATGGGTTATTACAAAAGGGTCAATGGTGTCAACAAAAACAATAAGTTATACCCAACGTCCAAGAAGACCTACAAACTTCAAAAGAAGTCTAACATAGTAAAGGGCCAATGGACAGAAAGCGAAGATAG CTTATTGATTCAGCTGGTAGAACAATATGGATTAAGGAAATGGTCTCATATTGCTCAAATGCTGCCTGGGAGAATTGGAAAACAATGTAGAGAGCGATGGCATAATCATCTAAGACCTAACATTAAG aaagataTATGGACGGAAGATGAGGATAAGATCCTAATTGAAGCTCATGTGGAGATAGGAAACAAGTGGGCGGAAATTGCGAAAAGATTGCCTGGACGAACTGAAAACTCGATCAAAAATCATTGGAATGCTACCAAGAGAAGGCAATATTCAAAAAGGAAGTGTAGATCCAAGTACCCTAAAGCATCTCTCCTTCAAGAATACATCAAGAGTTTAAATTTGGACAAGAATCCTCTAATGGACTATAGGAGAAAATCTGTTAACCCTAGAGGCAATGCTAACAAAACTAGCTCGGCCGCTTCAAGCAAAGCACCACCACCACTTTCGGCGGCGCAACCTCAGCCGATAGGTAACAATAGTCAATTCTCTATGTCGGATCGATTGGTGCCGAGTTATGATTTCAATGAGGTATTGCCGGATTTTTGTTTTGATGAGAATTTGTTTGAAGGAGGGTGTAGCATTGATTCATTGCTTGATGACATTCCTTGTGCTCCTATTATGGATACTAGTACTATTAATGTTGTGGATAATGGTTTTGAGTGTGATGATATGCAACAAGAGATTGTGGAATCCATGATGGAGGGTGATGGAATAATCAAGAAGGAGATGGATTTGGTGGAGATGGTGACAAAGGTCAATAAAAATTGA
- the LOC107463458 gene encoding mitogen-activated protein kinase kinase kinase 20-like: MSSLQWKKLKILGADSYGTVYLSIVVDTQILYQSFIAEKSFISRLALSLKKEEQIFKPLCEGESGGCEEIIRCFGTEITVEHERYFYNRLLEYTPHDSLDDLIHKKPLPETDIADFGLSKTKEEETNVEVWKSKPRGTPLYLSPEAFFGHIDAPMDIWALSCTMIKMLTGLPAWGESFLRTEEYLRFFVEYLELSPKKPKGIRVFCYDFLEKCFMKDPSKRWTAEVLLDHLLLYITLFHSYHPFLYGSCS; encoded by the exons ATGAGTAGCTTACAATGGaagaaactgaaaatcttgGGAGCAGATTCTTATGGCACTGTTTATCTTTCAATTGTTGTTGATACACAAATACTGTATCAGAGCTTCATTGCTGAAAAGAGCTTCATTTCTAGGTTGGCATTGTCACTGAAGAAAGAAGAACAGATTTTTAAACCATTGTGCGAAGGTGAAAGCGGTGGTTGTGAAGAAATCATTCGATGCTTTGGCACTGAGATCACAGTAGAACACGAACGTTACTTTTACAATCGTCTATTGGAGTATACTCCTCACGATTCTTTGGATGACTTGATCCACAAGAAACCTCTCCCGGAGACCGAC ATCGCGGATTTCGGATTATCTAAGACTAAAGAGGAGGAAACAAATGTTGAGGTTTGGAAGTCCAAGCCTAGAGGTACGCCACTGTATTTGTCGCCGGAGGCATTTTTCGGTCATATTGATGCTCCGATGGATATATGGGCACTTAGTTGTACAATGATTAAAATGCTGACTGGATTGCCTGCATGGGGTGAGAGCTTTTTGCGTACTGAGGAGTATTTAAGGTTCTTCGTTGAGTATCTTGAACTATCACCCAAGAAGCCGAAAGGAATCCGTGTTTTCTGTTATGATTTTCTGGAAAAGTGCTTTATGAAAGATCCTAGCAAGAGGTGGACTGCTGAGGTGCTTCTTGATCATCTTTTGCTTTATATCACACTTTTTCATTCATATCATCCTTTCCTTTATGGTTCATGTAGTTAG
- the LOC107463619 gene encoding plant intracellular Ras-group-related LRR protein 7 produces MGCIQSKNADTKATRAARWRSTGIVALRDSKLKTFPDEILDLDRSVRTLDLTHNRIVDIPMEISKLINMQRLILAENVIERLPVNLGKLQSLKLMNLDGNQISSLPDELGQLVRLERLSISGNLLTSLPATIGSLRNLLILNVSNNKLQSLPESVGSCYSLEEIQANDNQIEELPASVCNLSHLKSLSLDNNNVNQIPPNLLKDCKALQNLSLHGNPISMDQFQQMDGFQEFEARRRKKFDKQIDANVMISSKGLDEGVDH; encoded by the exons ATGGGGTGTATACAGAGCAAAAATGCTGACACCAAAGCCACCAGAGCTGCGCGGTGGCGATCCACCGGCATTGTTGCTCTCCGCGACTCCAAATTGAAG ACGTTTCCTGACGAAATCCTTGATCTAGACAGAAGTGTGCGCACACTTGACTTAACACATAATCGAATAG TTGACATTCCCATGGAAATAagcaaattaattaatatgCAGCGCCTG ATATTGGCGGAGAATGTAATTGAGAGACTGCCAGTGAATTTGGGGAAACTCCAATCTCTAAAACTCATGAACCTTGATGGAAATCAAATTTCTTCCTTGCCTGATGAAT TGGGCCAGTTGGTAAGGCTTGAACGCTTATCCATCTCTGGAAATTTGTTAACATCCTTGCCAGCAACTATTGGCAGTTTAAGAAAT CTGTTGATTTTAAATGTGTCAAATAACAAGTTACAGTCTCTACCAGAATCCGTTGGTAGTTGCTACTCTTTGGAAGAAATACAAGCTAATG ATAATCAAATTGAAGAGCTTCCTGCTTCAGTATGCAATCTCTCTCACTTGAAATCACTTTCCCTAGATAACAATAATGTGAACCAG ATACCGCCGAATTTATTGAAAGACTGTAAAGCTCTTCAGAACTTATCACTGCATGGCAATCCAATATCAATGGATCAATTTCAGCAG ATGGATGGATTCCAAGAATTCGAAGCCAGAAGGAGAAAGAAGTTTGACAAACAAATTGATGCAAACGTGATGATTAGTTCCAAAGGCCTTGATGAGGGTGTTGATCATTAA
- the LOC107463547 gene encoding uncharacterized protein LOC107463547, whose product MVQKRPFDAEEMLEVSFKHQKHAEPSDQLVSFSESVFPDDDCHTHMPQTSEGGCGQGSNEGIEKLAGESIGKGPRGAEDSEASFPVAWATSSTTEQVVKSESPVHLALFPEYFHSEPSVHVALFPEYFSPEKPFRTLARYEDIYSILIENPPRKLVSMGANHQADIPVWDSSVAIDRPNASEDVSNLGFPIGDDEKRLVGTCIIPMPQMELSSDNDDVGKGRTNCWCEDRGSIRCVRQHIAEERERLLKEFGHEKFDELGFNDMGERVAEKWSAEEERLFHEVVFNNPVSLGKNFWHYLSIALPSRSKKEIVSYYFNVFMLRKRAEQNRNDALSIDSDNDEWQGSDGIDIATREEDEDDSVVDSPVDQNDIGFTSCHENDQLDYDDEFAADEICAVNGTVDLTKRNIDDEDDSKYDAVSVARSTVPNRFCPPIQPHDQTIHKDDENVKDETCTFSDAIVSSQETRAKSSAEGDQWCGNYNEVASNGYSNGHVLEPCDAKVWDPAFLSCSKSKIDFLPTCNMIEEIFGDGRRQDMRKG is encoded by the exons ATGGTGCAGAAGCGTCCATTTGATGCTGAGGAGATGCTCGAGGTTTccttcaaacaccagaaacatgcagAACCCAGTGATCAGCTTGTTTCATTTTCTGAATCTGTTTTTCCTGATGATGATTGCCACACCCATATGCCTCAAACTTCAG AGGGCGGATGTGGGCAAGGTAGTAATGAAGGTATTGAGAAGCTTGCTGGTGAAAGTATCGGTAAAGGCCCTAGAGGGGCTGAGGACTCTGAAGCTAGTTTTCCTGTAGCTTGGGCTACCAGTAGCACTACTGAACAAGTTGTCAAGTCAGAGTCACCTGTTCATCTTGCTCTTTTTCCTGAGTATTTCCATTCAGAACCATCTGTACATGTTGCTCTTTTCCCTGAGTATTTCAGTCCAGAGAAACCATTTAGGACATTGGCTCGCTATGAGGACATCTATTCCATACTCATTGAAAATCCTCCTCGCAAACTTGTATCTATGGGAGCTAACCATCAGGCTGATATTCCAGTTTGGGATTCTTCGGTTGCTATTGACAGACCAAATGCCTCTGAAGATGTCTCCAATCTAGGCTTCCCCATTGGAGATGATGAGAAAAGGCTGGTGGGGACATGTATAATCCCAATGCCTCAGATGGAGTTGTCTTCTGACAATGATGATGTTGGAAAGGGCAGAACCAATTGTTGGTGTGAAGATAGAGGATCCATCAGATGTGTTAGACAGCATATAgcagaagaaagagaaagactTTTGAAAGAGTTTGGGCATGAGAAGTTTGATGAATTGGGGTTCAATGACATGGGAGAACGTGTGGCAGAAAAATGGAGTGCAGAAGAAGAACGCCTATTTCATGAAGTTGTCTTCAATAATCCAGTTTCCCTTGGCAAGAATTTCTGGCACTATCTCTCCATTGCTCTCCCTTCACGAAGCAAAAAAGAAATAGTTAGTTACTACTTTAACGTCTTCATGCTTCGAAAGCGGGCAGAGCAGAACAGAAACGACGCCTTGAGCATTGACAGTGATAATGATGAATGGCAAGGTAGTGATGGCATTGACATTGCAACTCGAGAGGAAGATGAGGATGACTCTGTTGTAGATTCTCCAGTCGATCAGAATGATATTGGTTTTACCAGCTGCCATGAAAATGATCAACTTGATTATGATGATGAGTTTGCTGCAGATGAAATTTGTGCTGTTAATGGAACTGTAGATTTGACCAAAAGGAACattgatgatgaggatgattCTAAATATGATGCTGTGTCTGTGGCGAGAAGCACTGTCCCAAACCGATTTTGTCCTCCAATACAACCTCATGATCAGACTATTCACAAGGATGATGAAAATGTTAAAGATGAAACATGCACTTTTTCTGACGCCATAGTGTCCTCACAGGAGACCAGAGCGAAGAGCAGTGCTGAAGGTGATCAATGGTGTGGTAACTATAATGAGGTGGCAAGTAATGGCTATAGCAATGGCCATGTGTTGGAGCCTTGCGATGCAAAAGTGTGGGATCCTGCATTTTTGTCTTGCTCTAAAAGTAAGATTGACTTCTTGCCCACTTGCAACATGATAGAAGAAATCTTTGGAGATGGAAGAAGGCAAGACATGAGAAAAGGTTGA
- the LOC107463637 gene encoding zinc finger protein ZAT4-like — MMNPTMEEEDYNQGQHINKKNKHVCKFCSRSFPCGRSLGGHMRSHVINGDIDHHHDNNKLLASSSTAKIKKMLSSSSSTENNTGIGSEGYGLRENPKKTWRLTNSTSEDNSLLFCKDCGKGFQSWRALFGHMKCHSSEKVESMECDQDSSWTNNSASHSDNEEANAPSRRRRSKRTRTRYIAPLSAPAATTTDSSVSEADEHEQEEVAMSLMMLSRDLSPWCGVNSVSEFSKNKNKKLVNIGSEFSKLGSYLSSPNLSSKGKKSSEFLATESAKGVKVMNNTTVSVNGFSKIIGKDKKKYELDSESAFEEGTTNNKYNSIKAKFWDCGSNKKPNSSEGEFSIKSSSSHNHKRGKFECTTCNKIFHSYQALGGHRASHKKIKGCSFASRNNNDQSSENSIEFEAEAEAEAEHEEAPPPAPSSPTPTDNNNEYASQQVHEFGNNSNGFDRESKKGNKNKGHECPICFKVFSSGQALGGHKRSHMASASDTGNFHQTVVLQESSVPEIRDLLDLNLPVAEAAATEEDDEEEINAHASDSYTTWWENHKQEALVGLMSN, encoded by the coding sequence ATGATGAATCCaacaatggaagaagaagattatAATCAAGGACAACacatcaacaagaagaacaagcaTGTGTGCAAGTTCTGCAGCAGGAGCTTCCCTTGTGGTAGATCCTTGGGTGGTCACATGAGGTCTCATGTCATCAATGGTGACATAGATCATCACCATGACAATAACAAGCTTCTTGCATCATCATCAACAGCAAAAATTAAGAAGatgctttcatcttcttcatctaCAGAAAACAACACAGGAATAGGTTCTGAAGGCTATGGTCTGAGAGAGAATCCCAAGAAGACATGGAGGCTAACCAATTCAACAAGTGAAGACAATTCTCTGTTGTTCTGCAAGGATTGTGGTAAAGGTTTTCAGTCTTGGAGAGCACTATTTGGCCACATGAAGTGCCATTCTTCTGAGAAAGTAGAGAGCATGGAGTGTGATCAAGATTCATCATGGACTAACAATAGTGCTAGCCATTCTGATAATGAAGAAGCCAATGCTCCAAGCAGAAGGAGAAGATccaaaagaacaagaacaaggtACATAGCACCATTATCAGCaccagcagcaacaacaactgaTTCTTCTGTTTCTGAGGCTGATGAGCATGAACAAGAAGAAGTTGCTATGAGCTTGATGATGTTAAGCAGGGATTTGAGTCCATGGTGTGGTGTCAATTCTGtttctgagttctctaagaacaagaacaagaagcTTGTCAACATTGGTTCTGAGTTTTCAAAATTAGGCAGCTATTTGAGTTCTCCAAATCTAAGCTCCAAAGGGAAGAAAAGTTCAGAATTTTTGGCTACTGAGAGTGCCAAAGGAGTTAAGGTGATGAACAACACCACAGTTTCAGTTAATGGTTTCAGCAAGATTATTGGGAAGGATAAGAAAAAGTATGAACTTGATTCTGAGTCTGCATTTGAAGAAGGTACTACTAACAATAAGTACAATTCAATTAAGGCAAAGTTTTGGGATTGTGGATCAAACAAAAAGCCTAATTCATCAGAAGGTGAATTCAGCATCAAGAGCAGTTCTTCTCATAATCATAAGAGAGGAAAGTTTGAGTGTACAACCTGCAACAAGATCTTCcattcataccaagctcttggggGTCACAGAGCAAGTCACAAGAAGATCAAAGGTTgctcttttgcttcaaggaatAATAATGATCAGAGCAGTGAAAACAGCATTGAGTTTGAAGCTGAAGCTGAAGCTGAAGCAGAACATGAAGAAGCACCACCACCAGCACCATCATCACCCACCCCCActgacaacaacaatgaataTGCATCACAACAAGTACATGAATTTGGTAATAATAGTAATGGTTTTGACAGAGAATCCAAGAAGGGAAACAAGAACAAGGGGCATGAATGTCCAATTTGCTTTAAGGTATTTTCATCTGGTCAAGCCTTGGGTGGACACAAGAGGTCCCATATGGCTTCTGCTTCTGATACTGGGAACTTTCATCAAACAGTTGTACTTCAAGAATCTTCAGTGCCTGAGATTAGGGACTTGCTTGATCTCAATCTTCCTGTTGCTGAAGCTGCTGCTACtgaggaagatgatgaagaagaaatcaaTGCTCATGCTTCTGATTCTTACACTACTTGGTGGGAAAATCACAAGCAGGAGGCATTGGTAGGTCTCATGTCTAACTAG